A single window of Solenopsis invicta isolate M01_SB chromosome 3, UNIL_Sinv_3.0, whole genome shotgun sequence DNA harbors:
- the LOC120357349 gene encoding uncharacterized protein LOC120357349, giving the protein MESTSKGSSNTTEGDLTRLKLFNEIKNILKSDTKEIYAKVETLLSESENSSYHLSDEEKKQISDQVHKMRSRWDSSKRIEEKFLKKNHDWLQKSIELKKEDRKKKKNNKESKEKQNDEKNSNAGRRELSFSESSERSKRRKTEELRTNVSTEALLYSATSKLRSEGNTDFAKVVRDISEGSPTKASKYRKSLESANKNIPFTNNEALSLFIELGLSQSKYQQLRNAHVQKKSRIIPSYKSYRKQNYNVIQP; this is encoded by the exons ATGGAATCTACGTCTAAAG gttCCAGTAATACGACGGAAGGTGATTTAACAAGGCTGAAattattcaatgaaataaaaaacattttaaagagtgatacaaaagaaatttatgcTAAGGTGGAAACACTTTTATCCGAAAGTGAAAATTCAAGTTATCATTTAtcagatgaagaaaaaaagcaaatatcAGATCAAGTACATAAAATGAGATCAAGATGGGATTCAAGTAAaagaatagaagaaaaatttttgaaaaaaaatcatgattGGTTACAAAAATCCATTGAACTGAAAAAAGAAGAccgaaagaagaagaaaaataataaagaatcaaaagaaaaacaaaatgatgaaaaaaattccAATGCAGGTCGGCGAGAACTCAGTTTCTCAGAATCTTCAGAACGAAGTAAACGCAGGAAAACAGAAGAATTACGAACGAATGTATCAACTGAAGCTCTCCTATACTCAGCAACAAGTAAATTGCGTTCTGAAGGTAATACTGATTTTGCAAAAGTGGTGCGTGATATTTCCGAAGGGAGTCCTACAAAAGCTTCGAAATACAGAAAATCTTTGGAGTCtgcgaataaaaatatacctttCACTAATAATGAAGCTTTATCGTTGTTTATTGAACTTGGATTATCTCAAAGCAAATACCAGCAGCTGCGAAATGCTCATGTGCAGAAAAAATCAAGGATTATTCCATCATACAAAAGCTACAGAAAGCAAAATTACAATGTTATTCAGCCTTAG
- the LOC120357348 gene encoding uncharacterized protein LOC120357348: MRPSAALCDPLRETRAPGAGPPSKQAIKATGCRKTPAPTPSASSRKGKKELAASSGPAKIRPASTAAVSVTCVDRESYAEVMKLARSQINLEALEIGDLRPRRAVTGALILEVRGVDNAEKADALANELREVMAHRSDVRIARPSKSVEIRITGLEDSVTTEEVASTVGNVGGCFPHEVKVGVIRRGPNGLGTCWLRCPVRAGKALLAAPRFRVGWSSCRATLLPSRGLQCYRCLAAGHTQAGCSNQVDRTGCCYRCGGIGHQASTCANKACCPVCLDKGKSADHRVGSKSWQSTAKRGGAPRTAAAQPANKGSQQKGVAKERAKEGADRQLPSGSSPPSTAETASSSLKKKRKGMAKINPPPSSKGPHHRWWRKQDSKNGREHSSVRPRWPALRGERVPGRSGVTDTHHSDGGGGASAIDQQWLRGSSTNLKHARAAQDILLQCLAERGVGLAIAAHPYRIPDDHPHWAGDTLGRVTIVSQHARDDQPMLPVESGEEYVLVEWGPIDVLGVYFPPSLSQGEYEAALERTGETIFRRSPRPIIVGGDFNAHAVAWGSPTTNPRGRLTLEWAAGLDLALLNRGRVSTFVGGRGESIVDLTWASPGALDRVSAWRVETPLGELTDHRLIEMEVASTPVEVQARNRRQRAERRLVLRKPDQDALEVSLTVSKWADRGQNAGAEAEAEWLCDAMSRACDASMPRSRPRAKRAAYWWSEELAQLRRATVTARRAFTRARGRGMEAEVEETRAALKDARKALRVAIARAKAEAWDEFISGLTRDP, from the coding sequence ATGAGGCCTTCGGCCGCACTGTGCGACCCCCTAAGGGAAACCCGTGCACCTGGTGCGGGCCCCCCCTCCAAGCAGGCCATAAAGGCAACAGGTTGCAGGAAAACCCCTGCCCCAACCCCCTCTGCCTCCTCCCGGAAGGGAAAGAAGGAACTGGCTGCGTCCTCCGGTCCCGCAAAAATCAGGCCAGCGAGCACCGCGGCGGTCTCGGTGACCTGTGTAGACCGGGAATCATATGCGGAGGTGATGAAGCTGGCCAGAAGCCAGATAAACCTCGAGGCCCTGGAGATAGGGGATCTGAGACCTCGTAGGGCTGTGACCGGAGCGCTTATCCTAGAGGTCAGGGGCGTCGACAACGCCGAAAAAGCCGATGCCCTGGCCAATGAGCTCCGCGAGGTCATGGCCCACAGGTCTGACGTGAGGATCGCTCGTCCCTCCAAATCCGTCGAGATTAGAATTACGGGACTGGAGGACTCCGTAACAACGGAAGAGGTGGCAAGCACCGTGGGAAATGTCGGTGGCTGCTTCCCACATGAGGTGAAAGTGGGAGTGATCCGTCGGGGCCCCAACGGACTTGGCACCTGCTGGCTACGCTGCCCCGTGAGGGCTGGCAAAGCCCTGCTGGCCGCCCCGCGCTTCAGAGTGGGATGGTCCAGCTGCAGGGCGACCCTGCTGCCCTCGCGGGGGCTGCAATGCTATAGGTGCCTGGCGGCCGGGCATACGCAGGCGGGTTGTAGCAACCAGGTGGACAGAACtggctgctgctacaggtgtGGCGGCATTGGCCACCAGGCCAGTACCTGCGCCAATAAGGCGTGTTGCCCGGTGTGCCTAGATAAAGGCAAGTCGGCGGATCATCGAGTTGGCAGTAAATCCTGGCAATCCACTGCCAAGAGGGGAGGAGCCCCGCGGACCGCAGCGGCGCAACCCGCGAACAAAGGCTCGCAGCAAAAAGGGGTGGCTAAGGAACGGGCTAAGGAGGGAGCGGACCGCCAACTCCCCTCTGGCTCTTCTCCCCCCTCCACGGCTGAGACGGCGTCTTCTTCGCtcaaaaagaaaaggaaagggaTGGCTAAAATcaacccccccccctcctccaaAGGACCCCACCACCGCTGGTGGAGAAAGCAAGACTCGAAAAACGGTCGCGAACATAGTTCTGTCCGCCCCCGGTGGCCCGCCCTCAGGGGAGAAAGAGTGCCGGGAAGGAGCGGTGTCACCGACACCCATCATAgcgatggaggtggaggagcctcagccATCGACCAGCAATGGCTAAGAGGCTCCTCCACTAACCTCAAACACGCCAGGGCTGCACAGGACATCCTgttgcagtgcctggcggaaaGAGGCGTAGGGCTGGCTATCGCTGCCCACCCATATAGGATCCCCGACGATCACCCTCATTGGGCCGGGGATACCTTGGGCAGGGTGACGATAGTCAGCCAACACGCGCGCGACGACCAGCCGATGCTCCCGGTGGAGTCCGGTGAGGAATACGTCCTGGTTGAGTGGGGACCTATCGACGTCCTCGGGGTTTATTTCCCCCCGAGTCTCAGTCAGGGagagtacgaggcggccctggAGCGGACGGGAGAGACCATTTTCAGGCGCTCTCCCAGACCAATAATCGTGGGAGGGGACTTCAACGCCCACGCAGTCGCATGGGGGTCCCCGACCACGAATCCCAGGGGCCGTCTCACTCTCGAGTGGGCGGCGGGACTCGACCTCGCGTTGTTGAACCGGGGTCGGGTCAGCACGTTCGTGGGTGGCCGCGGAGAATCCATAGTGGATCTCACGTGGGCCTCTCCGGGCGCCCTTGACAGGGTCAGTGCCTGGAGAGTAGAGACTCCGCTCGGGGAGCTAACTGATCATCGTTTGATCGAGATGGAGGTGGCCTCCACACCCGTTGAGGTGCAAGCGAGGAACCGCCGCCAGAGGGCCGAGAGGAGATTGGTCCTCAGGAAGCCCGACCAGGACGCCCTTGAGGTCAGCCTCACAGTCTCGAAGTGGGCTGACCGGGGGCAGAACGCCGGAGCAGAGGCGGAGGCAGAGTGGCTCTGCGATGCTATGTCGCGCGCGTGCgatgcctccatgccccgcagtcGGCCAAGGGCAAAGCGCGCTGCCTACTGGTGGTCAGAGGAGCTCGCCCAACTTAGGCGAGCCACAGTGACCGCCAGGAGGGCCTTCACGCGCGCCCGAGGCCGGGGCATGGAGGCAGAAGTAGAAGAAACGAGGGCGGCCCTCAAGGACGCCAGGAAGGCGTTGAGGGTCGCCATTGCTCGGGCGAAAGCTGAGGCCTGGGATGAGTTCATCTCGGGCCTCACGAGGGACCCATGA
- the LOC113003831 gene encoding uncharacterized protein LOC113003831 encodes MGLNVDKPKAGSGTSNDGNTARHFFEKYQQSAKITGIDQDIIHRFYIILQAISSGHDINLDNFRQYTEKLARMIVEKYDWYYMPTLVHKLLIHGPEIIQDSVLPIGQMSEDAQEACNKFYSIYRLSFARKNYRQKTMEDVFKRFLVASDPYISSCRKLPAKQLKSLSADAINLLSSPFVDKEEEQDSTDISSASESETDVDAYDLHDNENFFM; translated from the coding sequence atgggCTTAAATGTTGACAAACCGAAAGCTGGAAGTGGAACATCGAACGATGGTAATACGGCTCgtcatttttttgaaaagtacCAACAATCTGCAAAAATAACTGGAATTGATCAGGATATTATAcatcgtttttatattatactgcAAGCCATATCAAGTGGACATGACATTAATTTGGACAATTTTAGACAGTATACTGAGAAGTTAGCTAGAATGATTGTAGAAAAGTATGATTGGTATTACATGCCAACTTTAGTacataagctattaattcatgGCCCAGAAATCATTCAAGATTCAGTTTTACCTATCGGTCAAATGTCAGAAGATGCACAAGAGgcctgcaataaattttattcgatcTATCGCCTGAGCTTTGCTAGAAAAAACTATCGTCAAAAAACAATGGAGGATGTGTTCAAAAGATTTTTAGTAGCTTCTGACCCATACATTTCTAGTTGTAGAAAATTGCCAGCTAAACAGCTAAAATCTTTATCAGCAGAtgctattaatttattgtcGTCTCCATTTGTTGATAAAGAAGAGGAGCAGGACAGTACTGATATTAGCTCTGCCTCTGAGTCAGAGACAGATGTAGATGCTTATGACCTTcatgataatgaaaatttttttatgtaa